Proteins encoded in a region of the Oncorhynchus keta strain PuntledgeMale-10-30-2019 chromosome 3, Oket_V2, whole genome shotgun sequence genome:
- the LOC118363292 gene encoding SH3 and cysteine-rich domain-containing protein 2-like isoform X1 → MTENNEKENEPQHRDLHRCRSTVPIQPESKLQRLKRSLSFKSVMRSKSVDNFFQRPSNGEVRLPSGIIHEPPLTSSPPPFGETPLTCERSPSLSPSLSPNPSLSSRSPSLSPSLSLTSKAQLQGRLVKTHCFQEHVFRRPTCCQQCKHVIQGNSKQGLRCKACKLGAHLWCSSELSQQPCTGKTGAFKRNFSSPLLTNDMLGVVKEAPPSQESDKGGVDPVYEALRYGTSLAQMSRSSFGSITESPIHKVERVGEGLETQPIVEEEFVPENYHYTHPLHREGLPLTKLALNPPESEADSEDRVSLKTPKRIDVHSVHTYVALYKFIPQEKNDLELQPGDRVQVTDDSNEDWWKGKSKDKLGFFPANFVQRVRPGERVWKVTGGFHGDRDRGQMTVKESQICVGKNEELDGFLKLSSGKKRGLVPSKYLLEI, encoded by the exons CTGCAGCGACTAAAGCGCTCCTTGTCCTTCAAGTCAGTGATGCGCAGCAAGAGCGTGGACAACTTCTTCCAGCGCCCCAGCAACGGGGAAGTCCGCCTGCCCTCTGGGATCATCCACGAGCCTCCTCTGACCTCCTCGCCACCACCCTTCGGGGAGACGCCCCTGACCTGCGAGcgctcaccctccctctccccttcgcTCAGCCCCAACCCCTCGCTTTCGTCCCGCTCGccctccctcagtccctccctctccctgacctCCAAAGCCCAGCTCCAGGGCCGGCTAGTGAAGACCCACTGTTTCCAGGAGCACGTCTTCCGTCGGCCCACCTGCTGCCAGCAATGCAAACACGTGATCCAGG GGAACTCCAAGCAGGGTCTGCGCTGTAAAGCCTGTAAGCTGGGCGCCCACCTCTGGTGCTCCTCTGAGCTGTCCCAACAGCCCTGCACAGGAAAG ACGGGGGCCTTTAAACGGAACTTCAGCTCCCCTCTCTTGACTAATGATATGTTAGGGGTGGTCAAGGAAGCTCCACCATCGCaag agTCTGATAAAGGGGGAGTTGACCCTGTGTATGAGGCTCTGCGTTATGGAACGTCGCTGGCACAGATGAGTCGCTCTAGCTTCGGAAGCATCACTGAGTCCCCCATTCATAAG GtggagagagtaggggagggacTGGAAACGCAACCAATCGTTGAGGAGGAGTTTGTCCCTGAGA ACTATCATTATACCCATCCATTACACAGAGAAGGCCTTCCATTGACAAAACTAg ctctcAATCCTCCTGAAAGTGAGGCTGATTCAGAGGACAGGGTCAGTCTGAAG aCTCCAAAGCGCATCGACGTCCACTCTGTACACACCTATGTGGCTCTGTACAAGTTCATCCCTCAGGAGAAGAATGATCTGGAATTACA ACCTGGCGATCGAGTGCAAGTAACTGATGACTCTAATGAGGACTGGTGGAAG GGGAAAAGCAAAGACAAGCTGGGTTTCTTCCCCGCCAACTTTGTACAGAGAGTGCGCCCAGGTGAGCGTGTGTGGAAGGTCACGGGTGGTTTCCATGGTGACCGCGACAGAGGGCAGATGACTGTGAAAGAGTCTCAG ATCTGTGTGGGGAAGAACGAAGAGTTGGACGGTTTCCTAAAGCTGAGCAGTGGGAAGAAGAGAGGTCTAGTCCCTTCCAAGTACCTTCTGGAGATATGA
- the LOC118363292 gene encoding SH3 and cysteine-rich domain-containing protein 2-like isoform X2, translating to MTENNEKENEPQHRDLHRCRSTVPIQPESKLQRLKRSLSFKSVMRSKSVDNFFQRPSNGEVRLPSGIIHEPPLTSSPPPFGETPLTCERSPSLSPSLSPNPSLSSRSPSLSPSLSLTSKAQLQGRLVKTHCFQEHVFRRPTCCQQCKHVIQGNSKQGLRCKACKLGAHLWCSSELSQQPCTGKTGAFKRNFSSPLLTNDMLGVVKEAPPSQESDKGGVDPVYEALRYGTSLAQMSRSSFGSITESPIHKVERVGEGLETQPIVEEEFVPETLNPPESEADSEDRVSLKTPKRIDVHSVHTYVALYKFIPQEKNDLELQPGDRVQVTDDSNEDWWKGKSKDKLGFFPANFVQRVRPGERVWKVTGGFHGDRDRGQMTVKESQICVGKNEELDGFLKLSSGKKRGLVPSKYLLEI from the exons CTGCAGCGACTAAAGCGCTCCTTGTCCTTCAAGTCAGTGATGCGCAGCAAGAGCGTGGACAACTTCTTCCAGCGCCCCAGCAACGGGGAAGTCCGCCTGCCCTCTGGGATCATCCACGAGCCTCCTCTGACCTCCTCGCCACCACCCTTCGGGGAGACGCCCCTGACCTGCGAGcgctcaccctccctctccccttcgcTCAGCCCCAACCCCTCGCTTTCGTCCCGCTCGccctccctcagtccctccctctccctgacctCCAAAGCCCAGCTCCAGGGCCGGCTAGTGAAGACCCACTGTTTCCAGGAGCACGTCTTCCGTCGGCCCACCTGCTGCCAGCAATGCAAACACGTGATCCAGG GGAACTCCAAGCAGGGTCTGCGCTGTAAAGCCTGTAAGCTGGGCGCCCACCTCTGGTGCTCCTCTGAGCTGTCCCAACAGCCCTGCACAGGAAAG ACGGGGGCCTTTAAACGGAACTTCAGCTCCCCTCTCTTGACTAATGATATGTTAGGGGTGGTCAAGGAAGCTCCACCATCGCaag agTCTGATAAAGGGGGAGTTGACCCTGTGTATGAGGCTCTGCGTTATGGAACGTCGCTGGCACAGATGAGTCGCTCTAGCTTCGGAAGCATCACTGAGTCCCCCATTCATAAG GtggagagagtaggggagggacTGGAAACGCAACCAATCGTTGAGGAGGAGTTTGTCCCTGAGA ctctcAATCCTCCTGAAAGTGAGGCTGATTCAGAGGACAGGGTCAGTCTGAAG aCTCCAAAGCGCATCGACGTCCACTCTGTACACACCTATGTGGCTCTGTACAAGTTCATCCCTCAGGAGAAGAATGATCTGGAATTACA ACCTGGCGATCGAGTGCAAGTAACTGATGACTCTAATGAGGACTGGTGGAAG GGGAAAAGCAAAGACAAGCTGGGTTTCTTCCCCGCCAACTTTGTACAGAGAGTGCGCCCAGGTGAGCGTGTGTGGAAGGTCACGGGTGGTTTCCATGGTGACCGCGACAGAGGGCAGATGACTGTGAAAGAGTCTCAG ATCTGTGTGGGGAAGAACGAAGAGTTGGACGGTTTCCTAAAGCTGAGCAGTGGGAAGAAGAGAGGTCTAGTCCCTTCCAAGTACCTTCTGGAGATATGA